One Burkholderia vietnamiensis LMG 10929 genomic window, CTCGTCATCGTGTCGCAGCCGACTGGTCAGCGGCTCGAATGGCCCGATACGAAGGGCGAAGGAGCGCCGTTTTGAACGCACTCGCGACCCCGTCGGAACGCAGCTTGACGACCTTGCCGCCAGCCCACGCGGACCGGATGTTGTTGCCGGCGCTGTTGGATCAGGCGCATCGGATGAATTTCTATCGCTTCTGCGCGTTGATCGAACTGGCGTCACCCGATGCAGCGCCGCTCGGCGCCACCGATTCGCCCGCGACGGATCCGGTCCGGTTCCGCTCACGTGGCCAACTTGGGTTTCCGGCGCGCGAGATCGATGCAGTCGAATACGACGCGGACGATCCGGCGAAGCCGGTTGCGGTGCGTACGACGTTCCTCGGTCTGTACGGCGTCGACGCGCGGATGCCGACGTACTTCGTCGACGAAGTGGCGCAGAACCGCGACGGCGCCGAGCCGCTGTCGGCGTTCCTGGACCTGTTCCACCATCGTATTGCGACGCAGTTCTACCGGATTTGGCGCAAGTATCGCTATCCGGCCGGTTTCCGGCCGGATGGCTTCGACACGGTCTCCCGCGGTGTGCTCAGCTTTGTCGGTCTTGGGTTCCGGTCGCCGGACACACATGCGCCTGACTGGGGGCTGCCGCAGGGCGTTGGTGCACGAACGCTGCTGTCGATGCTCGGACTAGCCGCTCAGAAGACGCGTACCGCGGAAGGGCTCGCCGGCGTGCTGACACATGCGATACCGGATGCCGCGATCGACGTGGAGGAGTTCTATCCGGTGTGGCGTACCGTCAACGATTTCGAGCCTGCAGCGCTCGGCGAACAATGTCTGCTCGGACGCGGATTCTACGATCGGGCGAACACGGTACGCATCGTGATCACGCCGCACACGCGCGAATCGGTCACCGCGCTGGTACCCGGGCAACCGGCATACCGACAGATCACCGCGTTGCTGCGCTTCTACCTCGGCTACGAAAGCGAAGCGCTGCTCGAGATGCAGGTGCATCCTGACCTGATGCCGGAACCGTTGTTGGCCGCCGGTCAGGCGAACCTCGGCCTGACCACGCAGCTCGGGTCGCCGCCTGCGGTAGGGCACGGACCCACTCGCGTGACACGGGTGCAGCTGGGGCGCTGGAGCGGGGCGACGGAAACCGTATAAGCCCGCAGTACGAATCGCTGGCACAACGCGACGCAGAACTCGAAACATGGACAACAATCAGATGAACATTTTAAGGATACCGATTGGACGAAGCCTGGCCGGTGCAGTGGCCACCGTGGTGGTCGTTGCGACCGCCGGTTGCGGCGTCGGCCAGGCCGTGAAGGACAGCACGGTGGACGCTGCGAAATGGGCCTTCACGACGCAGGTGAAGACGATGAACCTGGACCTCGTCGCCCGCTCGTCGCTCAATGCCAACGCAGCGGGGCAGCCGTTGTCGACGGTGGTGAGGCTCTATCAGTTGAAGGACGCGAAGACCTTCGAGCAGCTCGACTATACCCAGTTGCAGACCAACGATCTCGATGTGCTGAAGGCGGATCTGCTTGCGACCAAGGATGTCGTGTTGCGCCCGGGCGCGAGCGCCAGCGTGGTCGAGCCGATGAACCCGGACGCGCAGGTGGTCGGCGTCGTGGCGTTCTTCCGTGAGCCGTGGGACGGCGCGGTGTGGAAACTGGCGGTGCCGAAGAAGCAGTGGAAAAAGACCGATCCGGTGAAGATCGAGGTGCGCGACAACACGCTTGTGCTGGTCGACGCGAAGGACCGGCCGATCGTGCGATCGGCGCCGCAGCAGAGCGCGCCGGCGCCGAAGCCGAAAGCGTCGGTGCAGCCCGGTACGCAGGATGAGGGTTGAGCAATTACGCTATTCGATCTTGAGCGGCGCAACGAGATGCGGTGTATCGGGCTACCGAATGATCCTGGATCGGCCGGATAGCAGATGACTGGGCTTGGAAAAATCGGAGGTAGCGGGAAATGCACAAAATGATGGCGCTGAAAGGCAATGCAACGACAACGGGCGGTCACGTGCTCGATGGTGACGAGTCCGATCTGGACCACGGACAACCCTATGCTTATCACATGGGCCGAGCGTCCTGCGGCCGTTGCGGCCAGACCGGGTCGATTTTCGGTACGGCGAAAACGTGGGGTGTAGGCAATACACACGGTGTACTCGACGGCGACATCGTCATGTGCGCATGTCCGCCCGGCGAAAATCGCGTCATTGCCCGGTCGACGTCGTACTACGGCGAATAGCCTGGCGGCCGGGAGTCTCACTTAGTCATATGCGGCCCCGGTAGGCATGGGTGCACCAAACGCCATCGAAACCGATCTGCATCAGCCCCCCGAAGTTCAACGCTTACCCGCCCACCCCGCACAGATCGCCCGCTTCACGCACTTGAACGATTTTCGATCCGCGTGAAAAAAATACAACCGGCGCCGGCCCCAACGCGCAACCCTCGCCCACGCACCAACTAACTCCGCCGCTTGATCTGCGCCCGCACCTTTTTTAGTATGAAGTAATCGAGGCATGCGCGTACGCACCCGTTCCGTCGCAAAGGAGACACATGCAGTCGAGGCCGGCGGCTCCCATAACCATCGTCGTGATCGGCATCGCGGTTGCCTGCGCGCTCATGGGCCTGTGCGTGCTGCAACTGTTCCAGAGCCGCACCGACGCGCTCGAGCGGGCAAGCGAAACGTCGCGCAACCTCGGCCTGATCGTCGAGCGCGACATCCAACGCAACTTCGAGCTCTACGACCTGTCGCTGCAGGCCGTCATCGACGGCCTGAAGCGTCCCGACGTGATGAATGCGCCGCCGAGCGTGCGCCGCGCAGTGCTGTTCGACAACGCGATGACCGCGCGCTTTCTCGGCTCGATGCTGGTGCTCGATGCCGACGGTAACATCGTCCTCGATTCGGCTACCGACGTGCCGCGCCGCGGCAATTTTGCCGATCGCAAGTACTTCACCGTCCACCGCGACCATCCGGATGTCGGGCTCTATGTCAGCGATCCGTTCGCGTCGCGGCTGCGCGGCGGCGCGCTGAGCATCGGCCTCACGCGGCGGATCTCGAATCCGGACGGCTCGTTTGCCGGCGTCGTCCTCATCGCACTGAACCTCGAATACTTCCACCAGCTGTTTGCCGGCCTGTCGCTCGGACAGCACGGCTCGATGTCGCTGATCCGCGACGACGGCGTCGTGGTGATGCGTCAGCCATACGATGCGCAAACCATCGGCCGCGACGTCAGCCGCGGGGCAACCTTCGGGCGCTTCCAGGCCGCGCGCGACGGCGTGTTCTCGGAAAAATCGTCGCTCGACGGCGTGCGCCGTCTGTACTACTTCAGGCATCTGCCGAAGCTGCCGCTGATCGTGATGGTCGCCGAAGCGGAGCAGGACATCTACGCGGCGTGGCGGCACCGCGCCGCGACGATCGGCGCGCTGGTCGCAACGTTCGGTGCGGCGTTCATCGCGGTGTCGGTGATGCTCGGCGCGCAGCTGCGGCATCGGATGCGCGCGGAATCGGAACTCGTGCTGCTCGCGCGCACCGACGGTCTCACCGGCCTCGGCAATCGCCGCAGCTTCGCGGAAGTCCTGGAGCGCGAATGGCGTCGCGCACGGCGCGCGCGCTCGGTGTTCTCGCTGTTGTTCGTCGACGTCGACCGTTTCAAGGCCTATAACGACACCTATGGTCATCAGGCCGGCGACGACGCGCTCGCGGCGGTGGCGCGCTGCATCGGCGACAACATTCGCCGGCCGGTCGACAGCGCAGCCCGCTACGGCGGCGAGGAGTTCGTCGTGCTGTTGCCCGACACGCCCGAGCCGGGCGCCGCGCGGATCGCCGAGCGCATTCGCGCGGCAATCGACGAGCTGGCGCTCGAACACGTCGGCAGCGAGCATGGGCACGTGACCGCAAGCATCGGCCTGGCCAGCTGGACGCCCGAGCGCGATGAGGAAGCCGACAACATGATCAAGGCCGCGGATCGGGCGCTATACCGCGCGAATGCGACCGGGCGAAACAAGGTTGCGGCGTTCCGGCCGTCGACATGACGCTGCGCGACAGTGGGCTACAGTGAGCGTCAACCGCCTTGACCCAAGGGCGAACACTAGGATCAGACGATGCAACTTCACACCGGCAACCTGTTCAGTCCCGAAGCAAGCCGCGGCAGCGACGAGCAGGTCGACGTGCTCGTCCACGGCGCGCGCGTCGATATCGAGCGAATCGTGTCGATGGGCCACGCGAGTCCCGCTGGGTTCTGGTACGACGATACGCGCGCCGAATGGGTGGCGTTGCTGTCCGGCGCGGCGGTGCTCGAGTTCGAAGCCGATGGGTCGCGGCTCGAGATGCGCGCCGGCGACTATCTGCTGATCGAACCGCACTGTCGTCATCGGGTCGCATGGACGCATCCGGATGAGCCGTCCGTATGGCTCGCCGTCTATCACGAACGCTGACGCGCAGGTCTGCCGCAAGCGATCGGCCCGTGACTGCGCCCACCGGTGCCAGCGCCGATGCCGGGCGGCCCGCGCAAGATCCCGCGTCCTTACCTCACGCATTCGAGCACGTATCTCAGCCCCTGGCCGAGCAGCCCGCGCCACACGTCCCACGTATGCCCGCCGTCGACGACGCGCAGTTCGGCCGGATTCTGCGCGCGGCGCAGCTGCGTGTACAACAGGCTCGATTCGGCCTGGATCGTGAGGTCGTCGTCGCCGGCCGCGATGAACATCGGCACGCGCCACGTGCGCGTGAAATAAGCGCGCATCAGCGCCGGATAGTTGAGCTCGTGCCATACGCGCGGATCGAATTGCCGGTCGCCGAACACGCCCACATAACGCGCGGCGGAATTCAGCGGCGGCTCGTTCGCGTAGATCGCGGGGCTCAGCAGCATCGCGCCGCAGAACAGGCCCGGTTCGAGCAGCGCGAAGCGCAGCGCGCCGAAGCCGCCCATCGACACGCCGCCGATCGCGCGGCCCGCGCGCTGGTTCGACACCGCGAAATGCGCCTCGACCTCCGGCAGCAGATCGTTGAGGAACGCGCTCTGCATCTTCTCCTTGCGGTCGACGTACCAGTCGGTGCCGCCCTGCGGCATCACGATCACGACGGGCGGGATCTCGTGGCGCTCGATCAGCATGTCGGCCGTGACCTGCAGCCGGCCCTGCGTGATCCAGTCGTTCGCGTTGCCGGCGTTGCCGTGCAGCAGGTACAGCACCGGATAGCGTGCGCCTTCCGCGTTGTAGCCGGGCGGCAGGTACACGGTGTACGACCAGTCGCGCTTCAGCGCCGCCGACCGGAACGAACGCAGCGCGATGCTGCTGCCCGGATTGAGCGCCGGCTCCTGAGCGGCCGGCGCAGCCGCGGCGAACGACGCGCCCGGCGACACCGCGGGCCCACCGGGCGTGGCATGAGCGGTGGCGAGCGTGGCGGCGAGCAGCACGGCGGTGATTGGCAGGACGAAGCGGCGCATGGCGAAGCGTTTCAATGGAGGCGACCGCTATCGTAGCAGCCGCGCATGACGGCTCGGCCGGTCATCGTCGCGAACGGAACGGCGACGGCAGCCGCGACACGAGCGGCCCATAGAGTTTCGCGACCAGATACAGCAGCCCCATCGCGACGACATCGGCGGTCAGCCCGAGCGGCACGTCGAGATAGCCTTCGGTCGCCTGGTACAGCAGCGAGTCGACCGCGAGCGAGATGCCGGTGCCCGCGACGAAGCACAGCAGCCCCTGGCGGCCGATCGTGCCGATCCACGGCATCGCATGCGCGACCTTCTTCATCCAGCCGAGGTGGACGAGCTTGGCCGCGAGCCACGCGATCGCGATGAAGTTCGCGAGCCGCAGCGCACCGAGGTTCTGCTTGATCGACGGATCGGTCGGGAACGGCTCGATGCGCAGCCGGTAGTACGCGCCCGCGGCGACGATCGCGAGCGAGACGGCCGTGAGCAGCCAGCCCTGCGGTTTCGGCGCGAGCGTCTGGTAGACGGGCTGGCAGCGCGCGATCACGCCGAGCACGAACAGGAACTGCCACGCGAACGGGTTGAAGTCCCAGGGCACGCCTTCGACGGTCGGCAGGAAGCGCGCGGCATGCGGCGCCGCGTACCACAGCGAGCCGCTGAACGCGAGCAGCAGCCACGGCTGCGTGCGCGCGAGCGGCAGCGCGAGCGGAACCAGCAGCGCGAAGAACGCGTACATCGGCAGCACCGACGCGAGATACGGCTGGCGACGGAACAGCAGGATGTCGCGCAGCGCGACGAGCGGCTTCTCGAGCAGGCCGTCGAGATCGTTGGTCGGCATGTTCGGGCCGTCGATCGAGAACGCGTTCAGCATGGCCGTGATCAGCAGCATCAGGCCGGCCGTCACGAGGAACGCACGATAGATCTCGAACGCGCGCCGGATGAAGCGCTGGCGCGCGGCTGCCTCGTCGTGGCGCTCCGCAAGCGAGTTGTAAGCGATGGCGGTCGCGAAGCCGCCGAGGAACACGAATACCTCGGCCGCGTCGCACAGCGCATACGCGTGCAGCGTGACGCGCGACAGGATGCTGCCGCCGATGTGGTCGACGACGATCACGAGCAGCACCAGGCCGCGGAAGAAATCGAGCTCGGCGTAGCGGCCGGCCCGGGCCGGCGCGGTCATCGGAGCGCCTCCCGGCGCCCGCAGCATGCGCGGCTGGCACGTGCCGCGCAGGAATCGGGGTGAAGCATGACTTCGTGAAGAAATGGCGAACGGATGCGCATTGTGCCACCGATGCCGCTGCCACCGGGTTTACGCGGATGGCGGCCCGTCCGGCCAACGCCGGCAAGCCGCGGCGGGCCGCCGGCGCAGTACGCCGCAGTACGCAGTTGGACGAGCGCAACGGTTTGCGCCGCGCACCCGCAGCCCGATGGACGGACGATTTCCGACGTGACACCATTTTGTCCTCACGCGGCCGCACACCGCGTCGTCCGCACGGCGGGCCACGTAAACAACAGACCAAACATGCGCCGGTTGCTCGACCAACCCGGCCCAGGCTCCGGAGATTCGTCATGAAGAAGCACGTCATTCTCACCGCCGCGCTGGCCGCTTGTGCCGCGCCGGTCTTTGCGCAGAACAGTGTGACGCTGTATGGCCTGATCGACGAAGGCTTCAACTACACCAACAACGTGAACGTCAACGGGCTCGGCAAGACCAATTACCAGCTCGCGAGCGGCTACGCGCAGGGCAGCCGCTGGGGCCTGAAGGGCAGCGAGGATCTCGGCGGCGGGCTGAAGGCGATCTTCACGCTGGAAAACGGCTTCGACGTGAACAACGGGCGGCTCGGCCAGGGCGGCCGCATGTTCGGCCGCCAGGCGTTCGTCGGGCTCAGCGAATCGCGCTTCGGTACGCTCAGCTTCGGCCGCCAGTACGACTCGGTCGTCGACTACCTCGCGCCGCTCACGGCCAACGGCAACTGGGGCGGCACGCTGTTCTCGCATCCGTTCGACAACGACAACACCGACAACTCGTTCCGCGTCAACAACACGGTCAAGTACGCGAGCGCCGACTGGAACGGCCTGACGTTCGGCGGCACCTACAGCTTCAGCAACAGCACCGGCTTCTCGAACAACCGCCAGTACAGCCTCGGCGCGCAGTATTCGCTGGCCGGGCTGCAGGTCGCGGCCGCGTATCTGCAGGCGAACAACCCGGGCGCCGGTAACGCCGGCGCGATCGCCGCCGACGACGCGAACTTCGTCGCCGACCGCCTGCGCATCTTCGGCGGCGGCATCAACTACACGTTCGGCCCGGCGACGGTCGGCTTCGTCTATACGAAGACGGACGTGAAGAACCCGGTGTCGACGGTCTACCTGCCGGCATCGACGTTCTCGGGGCTCGGGCTGAGCGCGACCAAGTTCCAGAACTTCGAGGTCAACGGCAAGTACCAGCTCACGCCAGATTTCTATCTGGGCGCGCAGTACGTGTACACCGACGGCAAGTTCGACGCTGCGGCCGGTTCGTTCAAGCCGAAGTACCACACCGTCGGGCTGATGGCCGACTACAGCCTGTCGAAGCGCACCGACGTCTATCTGCAGGGCGCCTGGCAGAAAGTGGCCGGCGACAAGACCGGCACCGCGGCGGACGGCGGCTATGTCGTCGGGACCGACGGGCCGTCGTCGTCGTCGAACCAGTTCGCGGTGCGCGCCGCGATTCGCCACAAGTTCTGAGCGGGCAGCGTAGTGCAGCGCCGGCCGCCGCCGCGCCCGCGGCCGCGCGCGACCATCACAGCTGCGCTTCGATCGCGGCCTTGTCGATGACCGACCAGACCTGCCGGATCCTGCCGTCGTCGAACTCGTAGAAGACGTTTTCGGCGAAGGTCACGCGCCTGCCGTCGACGGCAAGCCCCATGAACGTGCCTCGCGGTGAACACGCGAAGCGCAGCCGCGCCGCGATGCGCGGCGGCTCGCACACGAGCAGCCGGATCTCGAAACGCAGGTCCGGGATGTCGCGGAAATCCTGCTCCAGCATCGCGCGGTAGCCGGCCAGGCCCAGCGGCCGATCGTTGTGGATCACGTTGTCGGCGACGTAGTCGCCCAGCGCCGCCCAATCCTGACGGTTCAGGCAGTCGATGTATGCGCGATAGCGGATCGCGAGGTCGGATTCGGTCATGATGGCAATGCCTCCTCGTATGTCCTCCGGTTGCTTCGACGGCCGCGCGTCGCTCAGCGCGGCGGCGTGTCGTTCGACAGAAACGATACGAACGCCTGCGTGTATTTCGGCAACTGGTCGAACGAGCGCGCGCACAGCGTCAGCTTGCGATGGCTCCATGCGTCGGACAGCTCGACGAGCCGCACGTCCAGCGTCTGCGCCGCGCGCTCGGCCGCATGGCGCGACACGATGCCGATCCCGACGCCGCTTTCGATCACGCGGCAGATCGCGTCGAAGCTCTTCAACTGGACACGGTAGCGGATTCGCTTGCCGAGCGCACGCGCCTGCTCGGCGAGATGGACCTGCAGCGCGCTGCCGTCGGTGAGCCCGATGAAGTCCGCATCGACGATTTCGTCGAACGCGACGTGCTCGCGTGCGGCGAGCGGATGCGCGGCCGGCACGACCGCGATCAGCCAGTCCTCGCGGAAGCGCCGCTGCTCGAGCCCGTCGAGGCCGACCGAATCGGCGACGATGCCGACCTCCGCGGTCTTGTTGCGAATCGCATGCACGATCTCCTGGCTCGAACGCTCCTCGACGCTGATCGACAGTTTCGGATGATGCGGCAGGTATGCGGCGAGCGCGTCGGGCAGGTATTCGCTCAGCGACGCCGTATTGCACAGCAGCCGGATGTGCCCGCGCAGCCCCTGGCCGTATTGCTGCAGCTCGCCGCGCATCTGATCGATCTGTTGCAGCACCGTGCGTGCGTGATGCTCGAGCGCATGGCCGGCATCGGTCGCCTGCACGCCCGACTTCGCCCGGTGCAGCAGCGGTACGCCCAGTTCGTCCTCCATGCCGCGGATGCGCTCGCTCGCGGCCTGCAACGTGATGTGGGTCCGCTCGGCGCCGCCCGTGATCGTGCCGGCCTCGCAGATGTTCAGAAAGAGCCGCAGGTCGGTCAGATCGAAGCGCATGGTCGGAGCGGGGCGTCAGGACGGGAATGGCCGATAAGTTAGCAGGAACGGCCGCGCCGGTCTCGGGCCGGCCTCGGACCTCGGACCTCGTGCCTCAGGCTGAGCCTGAGACACGGTTCGCCGCTTCCGCATTTTCGGGGCGCGATCGGTCACCGATCATCGCCGCATATCGATCCAGGAGGAGACCGGGATGCGCGACGAGCCGTCGTGGGGTGTGTCGTTCAAGATCGCGTTGCACCTGTTGTTCTTGTGCATCGGCGTCGCATGGGCCTGCGCCGAGCTGGTCGACTGGCTGCGATGAAGGCCGCGCCGGCCGTCCGAATGCCGTTCCGGCGGTCCTCGGGCGAGAAAATTGCCGCCTGGCGTGCAGGAAACCGTCAAGTTTTTCCGATTCCGACCGTATTACCGAGAACGAAGGTCCCGCCGACGCGCGCCTCGTGATCGTTTGTCATCATTGTTTGCATCCGGTTACACGTCGGCCGTTCCGTTTTTGAGATGCTTGAAAGATTGTCAAACGGGAGTCGATCGTCCATGAAACTGTGCGAGATGTACCGCAACGCGGCCTGGCTGCCCGGCCTGGCCGCCGTGCTCGTCATGGCCGGTTGTGCAAGTACGGAACCCGTTCCGCCGAGCGATACGCTCGCGGGACCGTCGTCGGAGCAGCCCGCCGCTGCACTGCCGGCTACACCGGTGCCGCCGGCTGCCCCGATCCTCGTCGTACGGAAGTACGTGGTGAAGCGCGGCGACACGCTGAGCGCCATCGCGGCCGCGCACGCTTGCAGCGTGGCCGAGCTGCGTACCTGGAACAAGCTCGATGCGCACGCCAGGTTGCGGCGCGGACAGGTGCTGCGCATCGTCCGGCAGCAGCAGCCGGCACCGGCGCAGCGCGCGAGCGACGCGACGGCTGGTGCCGTTCCGGCCGCTCCCGCCGCGCAGACCAATCCCGCGGCTGCCGCGCAGCCGAACGTGTCGCCGGCGAACGAGCGCCGGGTCGTCAACGAAACCAGGCGGCACGCGAGCGCGGTGTCGCTGACGTGGCCGGCCCGCGGCAAGATCGTCGATGCGTTCCGTCCCGGCCAGAACCGCGGCATTCAGATCGCCGGCCGGCCGGGCGACCCGGTGCGCGCGGCCGCCGACGGCCGCGTGATGTATGCGGGCACGGGCCTGAACGATTACGGCAGCCTGATCATCGTCCAGCACAATGCGGATTTTCTGACCGCGTACGCGCATAGCCGCCGGGTGCTCGTGAAGACGGGCGACATCGTGCGCCAGGGCGATGCGATCGCCGAAATGGGCGACGTCGACAACGCGCATGTCGCGCTGCTGTTCGAGGTGAGGCGCGACGGCAAGCCGGTCAATCCGATGCCTTATCTGCCTTCTTCGCAAGGCTGAAGCGGCGCGCCGCTGGAACGCGGCGGCGCTCGCTGCTACGCTAGGGCCTGTTCACGCGAGGGCCGCCGTTCGCGGCGGCGACGAACGTGTCGCGCGAGGTGCGGCCACATCGTCGCGAGCCGGCCGCCGCCATGAACGCGCGCGTGCCTCGCCAATGCCCGCGCGTATTGCGCCATGCACCGCTTCGCCACCGTTTCCGACTGAACGCCTTCATTCATGGACCATTCTCCGACTCGTCGTTCGCTGTTGCTCGCCGCCGTGTCCGCGCCGTTCGTCGCCGCGTGCACGTCGGCTCCCATTGCCGATCAGGGGCGCGCGCATGTTGCCCGCAGCGAGCTCGCCGCACTCGATAAGGCGTCGAACGGCCGGCTCGGCGTCGCCGCGCTCGACACGTCGAACGGCACGCGCATCGCGCATCATGCGCGCGAGCGCTTCCCACTGTGCGGCACCTATGCGGTCGTCGCGGCCGCCGCGATCCTCGCGCGTGCGTCGCTCGATGCATCGCTGCTGCCGCGTCGCATCCTGTATCGCCGTTACGAAGTCGTGGCCGGCTCGCCGGTGACGGAGAGCCACGTCGACACGGGCATGACGATCGCGCAACTCTGCGCCGCAATGCTGCAGTCGGGTGACAAGGGCGCGGGGAACCTGCTGATGAACGTGCTCGGCGGCCCGCAGGCCGTCACGGCGTTCGCGCACGAAAGCGGCGACACCGTGTTCCGGCTCGATCGCTGGGAGCCCGAGCTGAACCGTGCCGCGCCCGGCGACGAGCGTGACACGTCGACGCCGGTTGCGATGGTCGATACGCTGCAGCGGCTGCTGCTCGGCGACACGCTGCAGCAAGCGCAGCGCGCGCAGCTCACCGACTGGATGACGGCCGGCGCGCCCGACGCGACCGGCATCGCGGCCGGCGTGCCGCCGGGCTCGCGCGTGGCGGCCAAGCGCGGCACCGGCGGTTACGGCACGACGACCGAGGTCGCGGTGGTGTGGCCGCCGTCGCGCGCGCCGATCGTGCTCGCGGTGTCGTTCACGCAAGCGCAGGCCGACGCCGCTGCGCGCGCGGACGTCGTCGCGTCGGCGGCGCGCATCGCGACCGGAGCGCTCACCGCCACGGCCTGAGCGCGCTGCGCGAGCGACGCGGCTCGCGCAACGCCGCCATTTCGCTTATCGTGTCGGTCAGCCCGCGCCCGTCCCGGCGCGCGGTGTGCCTGCGCGATGCGCGCTTCATGCGCGCCGTTGGTTCGCGCAGTTCGTCTGCTTACCTGCCTCGCCATGCGCCGACTTCCGCCTCTGCACGCGCTGCAGATCTTCTCCACGGTGGCCCGCCACCGCAGCTTCACGCGTGCGGCCGAGCAGCTGTGCGTCACGCAGGGGGCGGTGAGCCGCCAGATCCAGGCGCTCGAGGCGCACTACGGTTTTCCGCTGTTCAAGCGGCACGCGAAGGGCCTTCTGCTGACGCCGGAGGGCGAGCAGTTGCTGCCGGTCGTCAACGAGAGCTTCGCGCGCATCGAGGACATCTCGATGAAGCTCACGCGGCAGCGCACCGATCTCGCGCTGAAGGTGCCGACCTGCGTGATCCGCTGGATGCTGCCGCGCATCATGCGGTTCCAGGGCGAGCATCCGGATCTGCACGTGCAGATCACGACCGCGTGGCAGCACGTCGTCGATTTCTCGACCGAGCCGTTCGATGCGGCGATCGTCTACGGCACGTCGCCGGGCGCGGGCGTCGTCGCGCTGCCGTTGTTCGACGAGCGGCTGACGCCGGTGTGCGCACCGGAGCTGCGGCACGCCGCGCCGCTCGACGCGGCCGGCGATCTCGTGCGCCATACGCTGCTGCATCCGACGCGCGATCATCGCGACTGGCGCGCGTGGCTCGAGCATGCGGGCGAGCGCGGCGTCGACGCGCAGCGCGGCCCGACCTTCGACACGCTCGACCTCGCGACGAATGCGGCGATGCAGGGCTTCGGCGTCGCGATCGGCGACGTGACGCTCGTCGACGACGACGTCAGCGCACACCGGCTCGAGCGGCCGTTCGACATCGTGCTCGAGACCGGCGCGCGCTACTACTTCGTCTATCCGGAGAGCATCGGCAGTCAGCAGAAGATCCGCGCGTTCAGCGACTGGATCGCCTGCCATCGCGACTGACGCGCGCAGTATCGGGCGACGCTTCCTACTGGTAGGTGACGACGGCGATCAGCGGCGCATGGGCGGTGCCGGCGCGCTCGGGGACGACGATCGTGCGCGAACCCTGGGAGAACGACGTGGTGGCGACCGTGCGCAGCGTGGCCGCGTCGACGAACGCGACTTGGCCGGTGGCCGGGCGCGGGCAATCGGGACGCATGCGCGCATGCTGCGCATCGGCGCTGTCGACCGTGAACGAGCAGGGCGG contains:
- a CDS encoding OpgC domain-containing protein, whose amino-acid sequence is MTAPARAGRYAELDFFRGLVLLVIVVDHIGGSILSRVTLHAYALCDAAEVFVFLGGFATAIAYNSLAERHDEAAARQRFIRRAFEIYRAFLVTAGLMLLITAMLNAFSIDGPNMPTNDLDGLLEKPLVALRDILLFRRQPYLASVLPMYAFFALLVPLALPLARTQPWLLLAFSGSLWYAAPHAARFLPTVEGVPWDFNPFAWQFLFVLGVIARCQPVYQTLAPKPQGWLLTAVSLAIVAAGAYYRLRIEPFPTDPSIKQNLGALRLANFIAIAWLAAKLVHLGWMKKVAHAMPWIGTIGRQGLLCFVAGTGISLAVDSLLYQATEGYLDVPLGLTADVVAMGLLYLVAKLYGPLVSRLPSPFRSRR
- a CDS encoding PAAR domain-containing protein; this encodes MMALKGNATTTGGHVLDGDESDLDHGQPYAYHMGRASCGRCGQTGSIFGTAKTWGVGNTHGVLDGDIVMCACPPGENRVIARSTSYYGE
- a CDS encoding alpha/beta hydrolase, giving the protein MRRFVLPITAVLLAATLATAHATPGGPAVSPGASFAAAAPAAQEPALNPGSSIALRSFRSAALKRDWSYTVYLPPGYNAEGARYPVLYLLHGNAGNANDWITQGRLQVTADMLIERHEIPPVVIVMPQGGTDWYVDRKEKMQSAFLNDLLPEVEAHFAVSNQRAGRAIGGVSMGGFGALRFALLEPGLFCGAMLLSPAIYANEPPLNSAARYVGVFGDRQFDPRVWHELNYPALMRAYFTRTWRVPMFIAAGDDDLTIQAESSLLYTQLRRAQNPAELRVVDGGHTWDVWRGLLGQGLRYVLECVR
- a CDS encoding sensor domain-containing diguanylate cyclase is translated as MQSRPAAPITIVVIGIAVACALMGLCVLQLFQSRTDALERASETSRNLGLIVERDIQRNFELYDLSLQAVIDGLKRPDVMNAPPSVRRAVLFDNAMTARFLGSMLVLDADGNIVLDSATDVPRRGNFADRKYFTVHRDHPDVGLYVSDPFASRLRGGALSIGLTRRISNPDGSFAGVVLIALNLEYFHQLFAGLSLGQHGSMSLIRDDGVVVMRQPYDAQTIGRDVSRGATFGRFQAARDGVFSEKSSLDGVRRLYYFRHLPKLPLIVMVAEAEQDIYAAWRHRAATIGALVATFGAAFIAVSVMLGAQLRHRMRAESELVLLARTDGLTGLGNRRSFAEVLEREWRRARRARSVFSLLFVDVDRFKAYNDTYGHQAGDDALAAVARCIGDNIRRPVDSAARYGGEEFVVLLPDTPEPGAARIAERIRAAIDELALEHVGSEHGHVTASIGLASWTPERDEEADNMIKAADRALYRANATGRNKVAAFRPST
- the tssJ gene encoding type VI secretion system lipoprotein TssJ, which gives rise to MDNNQMNILRIPIGRSLAGAVATVVVVATAGCGVGQAVKDSTVDAAKWAFTTQVKTMNLDLVARSSLNANAAGQPLSTVVRLYQLKDAKTFEQLDYTQLQTNDLDVLKADLLATKDVVLRPGASASVVEPMNPDAQVVGVVAFFREPWDGAVWKLAVPKKQWKKTDPVKIEVRDNTLVLVDAKDRPIVRSAPQQSAPAPKPKASVQPGTQDEG
- a CDS encoding cupin domain-containing protein: MQLHTGNLFSPEASRGSDEQVDVLVHGARVDIERIVSMGHASPAGFWYDDTRAEWVALLSGAAVLEFEADGSRLEMRAGDYLLIEPHCRHRVAWTHPDEPSVWLAVYHER
- a CDS encoding porin, whose protein sequence is MKKHVILTAALAACAAPVFAQNSVTLYGLIDEGFNYTNNVNVNGLGKTNYQLASGYAQGSRWGLKGSEDLGGGLKAIFTLENGFDVNNGRLGQGGRMFGRQAFVGLSESRFGTLSFGRQYDSVVDYLAPLTANGNWGGTLFSHPFDNDNTDNSFRVNNTVKYASADWNGLTFGGTYSFSNSTGFSNNRQYSLGAQYSLAGLQVAAAYLQANNPGAGNAGAIAADDANFVADRLRIFGGGINYTFGPATVGFVYTKTDVKNPVSTVYLPASTFSGLGLSATKFQNFEVNGKYQLTPDFYLGAQYVYTDGKFDAAAGSFKPKYHTVGLMADYSLSKRTDVYLQGAWQKVAGDKTGTAADGGYVVGTDGPSSSSNQFAVRAAIRHKF
- the tssG gene encoding type VI secretion system baseplate subunit TssG; the protein is MLLPALLDQAHRMNFYRFCALIELASPDAAPLGATDSPATDPVRFRSRGQLGFPAREIDAVEYDADDPAKPVAVRTTFLGLYGVDARMPTYFVDEVAQNRDGAEPLSAFLDLFHHRIATQFYRIWRKYRYPAGFRPDGFDTVSRGVLSFVGLGFRSPDTHAPDWGLPQGVGARTLLSMLGLAAQKTRTAEGLAGVLTHAIPDAAIDVEEFYPVWRTVNDFEPAALGEQCLLGRGFYDRANTVRIVITPHTRESVTALVPGQPAYRQITALLRFYLGYESEALLEMQVHPDLMPEPLLAAGQANLGLTTQLGSPPAVGHGPTRVTRVQLGRWSGATETV